GGGTGCTTCGGGTAGGCGATGTTGGAGGCGAACACGTCCTGCCCCACGTCCGCGATCAGCGTGTGCAGCTGCCCGCGGTCGACGAAGAACTGGGTGAGCTCGGAGCCGTAGGTGTAGAAGTTCCACTTCGCGTTCATGTACCGGCGCGGGTTCTGCGCGCGGTCGTAGCCCTTCACGCTGCCCACCAGCTTCGGCTGATCGTTCTCGGTGAAGCCGTCGAAGAAGTCGCTCGGCGCGGTGGGGGCCGCGCGCGGGGTGATGAGCAGCGTGGTGCGCGCGAGCACCCGGGGCGCCACGGGCGCGGCCTGCGCGCCGGGGCGGGGGCCCGGGCCGTGGCCGTTCACGATGAGGCTGCCGTAGCGAGTCCGGATCTCGTCCGCCGTGTACACCTCGTGGAGCCCCTTCGCCGCGTCCTTCACCTCCACGTTGTTCGTCACGTCCACCACGCCGTGCTCCGAGCCGATGACGCCCGGGAAGGGGCACGCGGCGTCCACCGCCTCCACCACCACGCGCGTGGGGCCGGAGAGCGCCGTCACGTCCAACTGCCGCAGCAGCTCCAGCGTGGCCTGCGCCTTCGCGTTGTGCTGGCGGTAGCCCGCGCAGTGCACCAGCGCGCCGTCCACCTGCTCCTGACCCGCGACGGGCACGCTCACCTTCACGCCGTTCACCAGGGCGAAGGCGCGGTAGTCGCGTGCGCCGTCCACCAGGGGGAGCACGAGCAGGGCGCTGTCGTAGTTGGCGAGCACCTGCACCCCCTCCATGAGCGGGGCGCTGGTCCACGGCAGCGCCGCGCCGTCCGCCCCCGGGGGCGCGGTGGGGCTGTCGGCCACCGTGGCGGGCACCGCCTCGGGCGCGCCGGGCAGGGGGTCCACGCCCACCTCCGGCTCGGTGACGCCCGGCCCGGCCCCCGGGTCCCCCTTACAGGCGAGGACGAGAAGTGAGGCGACCAGCGCGCAGCGCCGCAGGGCGGACGGGAGGGGGCTGGGGCGGGTCGGGGAGGGGCACTCGAGTCGGCGTAGGTACATGTGTGCGACGCGTCTTACCTTGACTGGGGGTGATTGTTCTATTGGACCCCTTGCCGAACCGGCTCCTGCTCGGAAAGCATCCGGCCTCCTCCCGTGTTCGAGGCCCCGTGCTCGAATTTCCCTGCCCTTCCCTGCCCCCGCGCCGCCTCCGCCGCTTCGCGCTCGGTGTGAGTGCGCTCCTCGCGCTCGGCGCCTGCAGCGAGCCCTGCCCCGAGGCCCCCGGGCTGGGTGCGCAGCAGTGCGCGGAGGTGCGCGCGATGCGGCTGCCCGAGGCCCTGCCGGCCGCGCGCGGCAACGCGCACGCGGAGGACCCGGCCGCGGCGCTGCTGGGCTTCCGCGTCTTCTTCGACGCGCGCTTCTCCTCGGACCAGCAGGTGCGCTGCGCCACCTGCCACGCCCCCGAGCGCCACTTCCAGGACGGCCTGCCCGTGGCACACGGGCTCGAGGACGTGACGCGCAACACGCCCACCGTGCTCAACGCGGCCTGGCAGCGCTGGCAGACGTGGGACGGCAGCGCGGACTCGCTCTGGTCGCAGCCGCTCACCGCGCTCGAGAACCCGAAGGAGATGAACCTCACGCGGCTCGAGCTCGCGCACCGCATCGCGGAGTACTACGGCCCGCGCTACGAGCCGGCCTTCGGCGCGCTCCCGCCGCTCGGGGACACGGCGCGCTTCCCTGCGCGCGGCAGCCCCGGCTCCTCCGAGTGGGAGGCGATGGCGCCCGCGGACCAGGACGCGGTGAACCGGGTGGCCGCCAACGTGGGCAAGGCCCTCGAGGCGTACCTGCGCAAGCTCGCCGCGGGGCCGTCCGCCCTGGACCGCTACCTCGCGGGCGACGCGGCCGCCCTGGGCGAGCAGGAGCGCAAGGGCCTGCGGGTGTTCGTGCAGGCGGGCTGCAGCAGCTGCCACTCCGGCCCGCAGCTGAGCGACGAGCGCTACCACAACCTCGGCGTCCCCGCGCTCGCGGGCGCGCCGCTGGACGAGGGCCGCAGCGCCGGGCTCGCGCACGCGGGCGCGAGCCCCTTCAACGCGCTGGGACCCTATGCGGACGGTCCGGTGCCGGGCGCCTCGGGCGCGGACTACGTGGCGCAGCCGGGCGCGGAGGCGCTGGGGGCCTTCCGCACCCCGTCCCTGCGCAACCTCGAGGACAGCGCGCCCTACGGGCACAACGGCCGCTTCGCGACGCTCGAGGAGGTGGTGGACTTCCACCTCCAGGGCGGGGGCCGCGGCGCCGGCGGTTTCGTGGGCGAGGTGAGCCCGCTGCTGCAGCCGCGCACGCTCTCCGCGGACGAGCGCGAGGCGCTGCTCGCCTTCCTGCGCTCGCTCGAGGGGCAGTACCCGGCCGCCCCCTGGAACAACTGGCCCGAGGGCTAGCGGGAGCTAGGCCGACTGGGCGCGGCGCGCGGCCCGCTGCCCCAGCACCTCGCGCACGAAGTGGATCAGCTCGCGCGGGCGCACGGCGCCGAAGGCCCAGGCGAGCGGCAGGTACGCGAGCGCGTCCACCGCGAGCCGCCACGGCCCCAGCGGCGCGAGCAGGCGGTGCAGCAGGATCACCGCCGCGCACACCGCGAGCGAGCGCCCGATGGTGAGCAGCGTGGAGCGGTCGAGCAGCTCGCGCCCCACCGTCCACATCAGCATCGCGGTGACGCAGATCTCCATGCCCACCACGCCCACCGCCGAGCCCACGCCCGCGCCGCCCGGACCGAAGTGGCGCGCGCACAGGGGCACCGCCACCAGCGCGATGAGCGGGTTGAGGATGACACCGGTGATGGACACCGAGGTCAGCGTCCAGCCGCGGTTCTCCGTGATCAGCGCCATGGAGAGCAGGATGGCCAGGTAGGTGAAGGCGAAGAGCAGCACCAGCACCCGCAGGCTGTGCACGGCGGGCGCGTAGGCCTCGCCGAACACGCGGCGCACCAGGAGGTCCGCCCCCAGGCCGATGAGCAGCATGATGGGCAGCGTGGCGGTGATGACGCCTGCCACCGAGCGGCGCAGCACCTGCACGAAGGCCTCGTGGCTCTCGGCGCGCGCGCGCGACAGCAGCGGCATCACCACCCAGTTGACCAGCGGCGAGAGCAGCATCGCGAGGCTCGCCAGGTTGTTCGAGGCGCTGTACCAGCCGATCTCCTGCGCGTCGCGCGTGAGGAAGCCGAGCATGGTCACGTCCACCTTGGAGCAGAGCGTGACGGCCACCCCGTTCACGAAGAAGGGGATGCAGGCGCGCAGCACCTCGCGCGTGGCGGCCGCGTCCACGCGCAGCGTCAGGTCCAGCTCGCGCTGCGCGATGGGCCACAGCAGCACCACGCGCAGCGCCTCGGAGAGCAGGAAGCTGGAGGCGAGCACCCAGAGCGGGGCGTGCAGCACGATGCCCAGCCCCACGCCCACCGCCCAGATCAGCTTCGCGCCCACGTTGATGACCGCGAGCCGCCCCACCGTGCCGTGCGCCTGCAGCAGCGCCGCGAGCGAGTTGCTCACGCTGACGCACAGGTACGCGACCCCGAAGAGCACCACCACCGGCTCGGTGCCCGCGGGTGCCCCCGCGCGCCCGATGGAGAGCGCGAGCGCGGCGAACACCGGCGCGCTCAAGAGCGCGCGCGCCACCAGCAGCCCCCCGAAGAAGTCCGAGGCGTGCGCCGGGCGCACCGAGATCTCCTTCTGGATGTAGGTGTCCACCCCCAGGGTGAGCAGGATGAAGTAGGTGGCCGCGAGCGTGTCCGCGAGGTTCAGGGTGCCGAACAGCTCGGGGCCCAGGTGGCGCGGCAGCGCGATGCGGATGACCAGGGCCACCGCCCAGGTGCCCAGCAGCGAGGCCCCGAGCTTCAACGCGTTTCGCGCCGCGACCACCCGGCTGTTGGTGGGGGCGGGAGCGGCGACGGCGACGGCGACGGCGGCATCGGGCGGAGCGGCGGCGGACATGGGCTCGGGTGCCATACCACGCGAGCGCATTCCTACACACCTGGCGCCAGGGTCTCCGGGTGCCGTCGGACCCGGGGTCGAAGTCTCAGGGGCTTCAAAGCGCCCACGCTGAAATGCTACAAGACCTACATCCGCCCCTGGCGCTGCGCGCTCGCGCCGGGCGCCGCCCTGAGCCATCCGCCCCATGAACGTCAAAGGTATCGCCGAGGCCCTGCTGCCCCGCTCCCCCCTGGTCGACAAGCTGCTGCGCAGCCTCGGCCGTGACGCGGAGCTTCCGCTCTCGCAGAAGGTGAGCAAGGGGGTGCGCTTCCTCACCGCCTCCACCTCGGCGCCCTTCTACCTGCGCGAGTGCACGCAGGTGGGCGCGCGCGCCCGCACGCAGGGGCGGCCGGTGATCGTGAACCAGGGCGAGCTCCACATCGGGGACGACCTCAACCTCAACTGCGCCTTCAGCCCGGTGCAGCTGAGCACCGCGCCCGGGGGCGTGCTGGAGATCGGGAACCGCGCGGACATCAACTTCGGCACCCTGCTCAGCGCGCACGCGCGCGTGAGCGTGGGAGACCGCGCGCGCATCGGGCCCTACTGCATCCTCTCGGACACGGGCACCGCGGACGCTTCCCCTTCCGCGGACGCGCCCCTGCCCGCCCAGCCCATCAGCGTGGGCCACGACGTGTGGCTCGCGGGTCGCGTGACGGTGCTGCCGGGCGCGAGCATCGGGGACGGCTCGGTCATCACCGCGGGCTCGGTCGTCTCGGGCGCGATTCCCGCTGGCGTCATCGCCGGCGGCATCCCCGCGCGCGTGCTGCGGCGGCTGGAGGCGGGCGCACCCGCCGGAGCCGCGGAGCTCACCGGGCCCACCGAGGTCACCGGGCCCACCGGGCCCACCGGGCCCAGCGCGGGCGCGCGCCTCGCCGCCGCGGCCCAGCGCCTGCCCGCGGCGTCCGAGGCGGCAGACGCCGTGCGCCCCGCGGTGGCGCTGCGCGGCCTCGCCATCTCGGACTTCACCATCGACGAGCTCGCGCAGCAGCTGGAGCAGGACCTCGAGGCGCCGGGGCTCGCGCTGGAGGTGGCCCCCTTCGGCCAGGTGATGCCCACGCTGATGGAGCTGGGCTCGGGAGCGAGGAGCGCGCCGGACTTCGCCCTGGTGTGGACGCGGCCCGAGGCGGTGCTGCCCAGCTTCGCCGAGCTGCTCGCCTTCAAGCCCGTGGCGCCCGAGCGCCTGCTGGAGGAGGTGGACGCCTTCTGCGCCCTGCTCACGCAGGGGGTGAAGGGCTGCCGCTTCGCCTTCGTGCCCACCTGGGTGCTGCCCGCGCACAACCGCGGCCTGGGCCTGCTGGACACGCGCGAGGGGCCGGGCCTGCGCCACGCGCTGACCCGGGCGAACCTGCGGCTGATGGAGAACCTGGCGCGCGCCTCCAACGTGCACGTGCTGGACGCGGAGCGCTGGGTGCAGGCGGTGGGCCGGAACGCGCTCAACCCGAAGCTCTGGTACCTGGGCAAGGTGGCCTTCCACAGCGACGTGTTCGCCGAGGCGGTGAAGGACCTCAAGGCGGCGGTGCGCGGGCTCACCGGCGGGGCGCGCAAGCTGGTGGTGGTGGACCTGGACGACACCCTGTGGGGCGGCATCGTGGGGGACCAGGGCTGGCAGAACCTGCGCCTGGGCGGCCACGACAGCGTGGGCGAGTCCTTCGTGGACTTCCAGCACCACCTCAAGGCGCTCACCCGCCGCGGCATCGTGCTGGCCATCGCGAGCAAGAACGAGGAGTCGGTGGCCCTGGAGGCCATCCGCAGCCACCCCGAGATGGTGCTCAAGCCCGAGGACTTCGTGGGCTGGCGCATCAACTGGCAGGACAAGGCGCGCAACATCGCGGACCTCGCGGCGGAGCTGAACCTGGGCCTGCAGTCCGTGGTCTTCCTGGACGACAACCCCGTGGAGCGCGCGCGCGTGCGCGAGGCGCTGCCCGAGGTCTTGGTGCCCGAGTGGCCCGAGGACAAGCTGCTCTACACGAGCGCGCTGCTCTCCCTGCGCTGCTTCGATGCGCCGGCCATCAGCAAGGAGGACCTGGAGCGCACGCAGATGTACGGCTCGGAGCGCCAGCGCGACGCGCTCAAGGAGCAGGTGGGCTCGCTGGACGCGTGGCTGCAGAGCCTGGGCATCCAGGTGAAGGCGGAGCCCTTGAGCGCGAGCAACCTGCAGCGCAGCACCCAGCTGCTCAACAAGACGAACCAGATGAACCTCTCCACGCGCCGGCTCACCGAGCCCGAGCTGCAGGCGTGGGCGAGCGCGCCCGGGCACCGGCTGTGGGCGGTGCACGTGTCCGACCGCTTCGGCGACGCGGGCCTCACCGGCCTGGTCAGCGTGGAGGTGGAGGGCACGCGCGCCCGCGTCGTGGACTTCGTGCTCAGCTGCCGGGTGATGGGCCGCAAGGTGGAGGAGACGATGGCGGCCCTGGTGGTCGCGTACGCGCGCACCCAGGGCCTGAGCGAGGTGGTGGCGGACTTCCTGCCCACGAAGAAGAACAAGCCCTGCCTCACCTTCTGGGAGGGCTCGGGCTTCACCCGCGAGGGCGAGCGCTTCCGCTGGGACGCGAGCGCCCCCTACCCCGTGCCCGGCTTCATCCAGCTCGAGGAGGCGCCTTGAAGCGCCCGGGCTTCGCGGGCCTGCTGGCCGGGCTCATGCCTGCAGCACACGGCGCGCTGCAGCTGCGCGCCTGCGACCGGGTGGGCCTGCGCCCGCGCGTGCACGGGAGCGCGCACGTGGAGAACCGCGGGCACATGGAGGTGGGCGACCGCTTCCTGCTCGAGTCCTCGCCCGTGCAGTCGCACCTGGTCACGGGGCCGCGCGGGCGGCTGGAGATCGGCCACGACGTCTCCATCGGCCACGGCGCGGCCATCGCCGCGCACGCGCACGTGCAGGTGGGCAACCGCGTGCAGGTGGGCGCCTTCGTGATGGTGATGGACACCGACTTCCACGACGCCGTGCACCGCGACGTGATGCCCGAGGGCCAGCCCATCCTCATCGGCCACGGGGTGCGCATCGGCGCCCGGGTGACGGTGCTGCGCGGCACCGTCATCGGCGAGGGCGCGGAGGTGGAGGCGGGCAGCGTGGTGTCCGGCGAGGTGCCGCCCCACACCGTGGTGGGCGGCGTGCCGGCGCGGGTGCTGCGCCGCGTGGGCGAGGCACCCGGCGCAGCGCCGCAGGGCCCAGCCGAGGCGCAGGGCAGCGTACTCGCGCGCGTGGGCCAGGTGGTGCAGCGCACCTTCGGCCTGCCGCAGGTGCCGCCCCCGGAGGCGGGCCCGGGCCAGGTGCGCGGCTGGGACTCGCTCGGCTCGCTCAAGCTGCTGCTCGCGCTGGAGGACGCCTTCGGGGTGTCCCTCTCCGAGGACGAGATGGCGCGCTCGCGCACGCTCGCCGAGCTGGGCGCGACGCTCGAGGCAGCGCTCGCGCGCCGCAAGGGCGCGCACGCCGCCTGAGCGGGTGGGCTAGGTGCCCGAGGGCTTCGCGGCCCCGGGGCCCGTGCTGCTCTGGCCGCGCTTGCGCGGGCGCACGGCGCTCGCCGGCGTCTCCACGATGGAGCCCGCGGGCACCGACTGCAGCACCACGGCGTTGGCCATGATCTTCGAGCCCTCGCCGACCGTGATGGGGCCGAGCAGCCGCGCGCCCGGGCCCACGTGCACGTGGGCCTCGAGCACCGGCGAGCCGATGGCGCCCGTCACCGGGTCGCGGCTCTCGCCCACCGTCACCTGCTGGCTGAGCACCGCGCCGGGGCCGATGCGCGCCGCGCCGTTGATCGCCATCCCCATCCCGTGCACCACGATGCAGCCCGGGGCGATGTCCGCGTCCCAGTGGATGTCCGAGCCGTAGAGGTGGCGGATGAGGCGCGAGCTCGCCTTGGCCGCGAAGGTGAGCCCCACGCGGCGGAAGAAGCGCATCACGCGGTACTGGATGAGGATCTGGAAGCCCACCTTCTGCACCGCGTCCACCGGCAGGCGCCCGGGCGGCACCAGCTCGCCGTGGTACTTCGCCTCGGCGGTGCGGATGGCGGCGTGGTCCGCCTCGATGCCGTGCACCAGCTCCGCGAGCGCCGCGCCCCCACCCTCCCCGCCCCAGCGCGCGAGGTAGCCCAGGTACTCCTTGAGCGCGGGCCACGCGCCGCCGGTCTCCTCGCGCACGCCGCGGTAGTACTCCATGCCGTACACCAGCGTGGCCGCGGCGATGGCGAGCCGCTCCTGTCCCAGCCGGTCCACCGCCAGCCCCGTGCGGATGGCCACCGCGGCGAGCCCCTGCGAGATGCGCGGCGCCACCAGCGCGAGCCCCAGCAGCGGGCGCGAGAGCGGGTTCACCATCCCGAGGAAGCGCCAGGGGCTCGCGTTCTGCACGTCCGGGTGCTTGCGCGCGATGCGCAGGTCGAAGACGCCGTAGTGCAGCGCCCGCTTCAGCCAGGTGTCCAGCTTCGTGTGGTCCGAGCCATGGATGACGTAGGGCAGCTCGGAGAACACGATGCGGCAGCCCAGCTTCTCGAGGCGGATGCCGAGCTCCACGTCCTCGGAACGCTTGAGCGAGCGGTCGAAGCCGCCGGCGGCGAGGAAGTCCTCGCGCCGCAGCGACACGTTGCCCGTGTACAGGTGGTCCCCGCGCGGCACGAGGCGCCCCTCGCGCACGTCGCTCACGAACATCTCCAGCATGCGCGAGTGGTAGCGCTCGAAGAGCGGCATCCGGCCGAGGTTCTCGTCCGGGCGGATGAGTCCCAGCGCCACGTTGCGCGAGCCCTCGGGGTGCAGCGCCAGGTGCTGCGCGAGGAAGTCCTCGGCCACCTGCATGTCGTCGTCCACGATGACCAGCAGCTCCGCGCGCGCGCGCTGCACGCCCGCCTGCCGCGCCGCCGCGGGCCCCGCGTTCTCCTGCTCCACCACCTCGAGGTGGAAGGGCCACGCGCGCGCCTGCAGCGCCGGCACCACGCGCTCGCGCGAGCCGTCGTCCACCACCACCACCTCGAAGCGCGAGGGCGCGAGGCTCTGGCGCCCCAGCTGCTCGAGCAGCCGCAAGAGCAGCGGCAGGCGGTTGTACGTGGCCATGACCACGCTCAGCTCGGGCGTGCCCGACTCC
This Aggregicoccus sp. 17bor-14 DNA region includes the following protein-coding sequences:
- the epsD gene encoding exopolysaccharide biosynthesis glycosyltransferase EpsD; protein product: MSRKHREGGRARGPGVAESGTPELSVVMATYNRLPLLLRLLEQLGRQSLAPSRFEVVVVDDGSRERVVPALQARAWPFHLEVVEQENAGPAAARQAGVQRARAELLVIVDDDMQVAEDFLAQHLALHPEGSRNVALGLIRPDENLGRMPLFERYHSRMLEMFVSDVREGRLVPRGDHLYTGNVSLRREDFLAAGGFDRSLKRSEDVELGIRLEKLGCRIVFSELPYVIHGSDHTKLDTWLKRALHYGVFDLRIARKHPDVQNASPWRFLGMVNPLSRPLLGLALVAPRISQGLAAVAIRTGLAVDRLGQERLAIAAATLVYGMEYYRGVREETGGAWPALKEYLGYLARWGGEGGGAALAELVHGIEADHAAIRTAEAKYHGELVPPGRLPVDAVQKVGFQILIQYRVMRFFRRVGLTFAAKASSRLIRHLYGSDIHWDADIAPGCIVVHGMGMAINGAARIGPGAVLSQQVTVGESRDPVTGAIGSPVLEAHVHVGPGARLLGPITVGEGSKIMANAVVLQSVPAGSIVETPASAVRPRKRGQSSTGPGAAKPSGT
- a CDS encoding DapH/DapD/GlmU-related protein encodes the protein MKRPGFAGLLAGLMPAAHGALQLRACDRVGLRPRVHGSAHVENRGHMEVGDRFLLESSPVQSHLVTGPRGRLEIGHDVSIGHGAAIAAHAHVQVGNRVQVGAFVMVMDTDFHDAVHRDVMPEGQPILIGHGVRIGARVTVLRGTVIGEGAEVEAGSVVSGEVPPHTVVGGVPARVLRRVGEAPGAAPQGPAEAQGSVLARVGQVVQRTFGLPQVPPPEAGPGQVRGWDSLGSLKLLLALEDAFGVSLSEDEMARSRTLAELGATLEAALARRKGAHAA
- a CDS encoding HAD-IIIC family phosphatase, translated to MNVKGIAEALLPRSPLVDKLLRSLGRDAELPLSQKVSKGVRFLTASTSAPFYLRECTQVGARARTQGRPVIVNQGELHIGDDLNLNCAFSPVQLSTAPGGVLEIGNRADINFGTLLSAHARVSVGDRARIGPYCILSDTGTADASPSADAPLPAQPISVGHDVWLAGRVTVLPGASIGDGSVITAGSVVSGAIPAGVIAGGIPARVLRRLEAGAPAGAAELTGPTEVTGPTGPTGPSAGARLAAAAQRLPAASEAADAVRPAVALRGLAISDFTIDELAQQLEQDLEAPGLALEVAPFGQVMPTLMELGSGARSAPDFALVWTRPEAVLPSFAELLAFKPVAPERLLEEVDAFCALLTQGVKGCRFAFVPTWVLPAHNRGLGLLDTREGPGLRHALTRANLRLMENLARASNVHVLDAERWVQAVGRNALNPKLWYLGKVAFHSDVFAEAVKDLKAAVRGLTGGARKLVVVDLDDTLWGGIVGDQGWQNLRLGGHDSVGESFVDFQHHLKALTRRGIVLAIASKNEESVALEAIRSHPEMVLKPEDFVGWRINWQDKARNIADLAAELNLGLQSVVFLDDNPVERARVREALPEVLVPEWPEDKLLYTSALLSLRCFDAPAISKEDLERTQMYGSERQRDALKEQVGSLDAWLQSLGIQVKAEPLSASNLQRSTQLLNKTNQMNLSTRRLTEPELQAWASAPGHRLWAVHVSDRFGDAGLTGLVSVEVEGTRARVVDFVLSCRVMGRKVEETMAALVVAYARTQGLSEVVADFLPTKKNKPCLTFWEGSGFTREGERFRWDASAPYPVPGFIQLEEAP
- a CDS encoding cytochrome c peroxidase — its product is MSALLALGACSEPCPEAPGLGAQQCAEVRAMRLPEALPAARGNAHAEDPAAALLGFRVFFDARFSSDQQVRCATCHAPERHFQDGLPVAHGLEDVTRNTPTVLNAAWQRWQTWDGSADSLWSQPLTALENPKEMNLTRLELAHRIAEYYGPRYEPAFGALPPLGDTARFPARGSPGSSEWEAMAPADQDAVNRVAANVGKALEAYLRKLAAGPSALDRYLAGDAAALGEQERKGLRVFVQAGCSSCHSGPQLSDERYHNLGVPALAGAPLDEGRSAGLAHAGASPFNALGPYADGPVPGASGADYVAQPGAEALGAFRTPSLRNLEDSAPYGHNGRFATLEEVVDFHLQGGGRGAGGFVGEVSPLLQPRTLSADEREALLAFLRSLEGQYPAAPWNNWPEG
- a CDS encoding flippase, coding for MRSRGMAPEPMSAAAPPDAAVAVAVAAPAPTNSRVVAARNALKLGASLLGTWAVALVIRIALPRHLGPELFGTLNLADTLAATYFILLTLGVDTYIQKEISVRPAHASDFFGGLLVARALLSAPVFAALALSIGRAGAPAGTEPVVVLFGVAYLCVSVSNSLAALLQAHGTVGRLAVINVGAKLIWAVGVGLGIVLHAPLWVLASSFLLSEALRVVLLWPIAQRELDLTLRVDAAATREVLRACIPFFVNGVAVTLCSKVDVTMLGFLTRDAQEIGWYSASNNLASLAMLLSPLVNWVVMPLLSRARAESHEAFVQVLRRSVAGVITATLPIMLLIGLGADLLVRRVFGEAYAPAVHSLRVLVLLFAFTYLAILLSMALITENRGWTLTSVSITGVILNPLIALVAVPLCARHFGPGGAGVGSAVGVVGMEICVTAMLMWTVGRELLDRSTLLTIGRSLAVCAAVILLHRLLAPLGPWRLAVDALAYLPLAWAFGAVRPRELIHFVREVLGQRAARRAQSA